A region from the Helcococcus ovis genome encodes:
- a CDS encoding sensor histidine kinase gives MKKFSLRHSTHGIFSLIIVYILIVNLLNFSFNFDIRTNDYIERQKREYLLDNYIYKTIRFNELSFFNGSGYTNDLINYYIESEIDIEGKQEKNFTFNNIHKKTNNDKVDAIAKSIKNPAVLLKYDGNTETQVINDKNLSKIEEFILKVYKSAIQSEDIDSITERFKIKKLNAIYEINVENVTNVLNDLNKNLNINRILINFIFSSIASVIIFGMFSLFSRYEETRKNNIYGFLMKIPIEIFIILFFSIEFITRFLEKGIMYIFKEYNSMQFINIFLNILSIFIILSIILFVFYAVSCIKSLYYDGKESFMIKNSIIYRFLDGTFKILKYVLEKLFQNNIPNIIFWSIMFAIHLFLIYGLIGFRLMFIILFMVLSIVYYVLIRIINDFIKIENATDEISKGNFNVNLDENKLYFRKISHNLNNINIILNEAVERELKSERTKTTLITNVSHDLKTPLTSIINYSDLASKNDNSIEDIKKYTSIIHEKSLKLKTLIDSLFEVSKISGKSVEVNKKTVDINEMINQMIGEWNDEFETKKLNVIFNSDSNKNEIFIDPNHMSRVLDNIFSNIYKYAKEDTRVYIDLIKYDRLKIIIKNISKYSLNISPEELKERFTRGDESRFTEGAGLGLAIASSLMEIQGCKFNLEIDGDLFKIIMVI, from the coding sequence ATGAAAAAATTTAGTTTAAGGCATTCTACTCACGGGATATTTTCTTTAATTATTGTTTATATTTTAATCGTAAATTTATTAAATTTTTCTTTTAATTTTGACATCAGAACAAATGACTATATAGAAAGGCAAAAAAGAGAGTATCTTTTAGATAATTATATATATAAAACTATAAGATTTAATGAATTATCATTTTTTAATGGTAGTGGTTATACAAATGATTTGATAAATTATTATATAGAAAGTGAAATTGATATAGAAGGTAAACAAGAAAAAAATTTTACTTTTAATAATATACATAAAAAAACAAATAATGATAAGGTGGATGCAATTGCGAAATCCATAAAAAATCCTGCTGTTTTATTAAAATATGATGGAAATACCGAGACTCAAGTAATTAATGATAAAAATTTAAGTAAAATAGAAGAATTTATATTAAAAGTATATAAAAGTGCTATTCAATCTGAAGATATTGATAGTATAACTGAAAGATTTAAAATAAAAAAATTAAATGCAATTTACGAGATTAATGTAGAAAATGTAACAAATGTTTTAAATGATTTAAATAAGAACTTAAATATCAATAGGATATTAATAAACTTTATATTCAGTTCAATAGCGTCTGTTATAATTTTCGGAATGTTTTCTTTGTTTTCTAGATATGAAGAAACAAGAAAAAATAATATTTATGGATTTTTAATGAAAATTCCGATTGAAATTTTTATAATTTTATTCTTTAGTATAGAATTTATAACAAGATTTTTAGAAAAAGGTATTATGTATATATTTAAAGAGTATAATAGTATGCAATTTATCAATATATTTTTGAATATATTATCTATTTTTATTATATTATCAATAATTCTATTTGTATTTTATGCCGTTTCTTGTATAAAATCTTTATACTATGACGGAAAAGAATCATTTATGATAAAAAATTCCATAATTTATAGATTTTTAGATGGTACATTTAAAATATTAAAATATGTACTTGAAAAATTATTTCAAAATAATATTCCAAATATAATTTTTTGGTCAATTATGTTTGCGATACATTTATTTTTAATATATGGATTAATTGGATTCAGGTTAATGTTTATTATACTATTTATGGTCTTATCCATTGTATATTATGTTTTAATTAGAATAATAAATGATTTTATAAAAATAGAAAATGCCACAGATGAAATTAGTAAAGGTAATTTTAATGTTAATTTGGATGAAAATAAACTATATTTTAGAAAAATATCACATAATTTGAATAATATTAATATCATATTAAATGAAGCTGTGGAAAGGGAATTAAAATCTGAAAGAACCAAGACTACTTTAATAACTAATGTCAGTCATGACCTTAAAACCCCGCTTACTTCAATTATAAATTATTCTGATTTAGCATCAAAAAATGACAATTCAATTGAAGATATAAAAAAATATACATCAATAATTCATGAAAAATCATTAAAATTGAAAACTTTAATAGATAGTTTATTTGAGGTTTCAAAGATTTCCGGTAAAAGTGTTGAAGTGAATAAAAAAACAGTTGATATAAATGAAATGATAAATCAAATGATTGGTGAATGGAATGATGAATTTGAAACAAAAAAATTAAATGTTATTTTTAACTCCGATTCTAATAAAAATGAAATATTTATTGATCCAAATCATATGTCAAGAGTTTTAGATAATATTTTTTCAAATATTTACAAATATGCTAAAGAGGATACAAGAGTTTATATTGATTTAATCAAATACGATAGGCTAAAAATAATCATAAAAAATATATCTAAATATTCATTAAATATTTCACCTGAAGAATTAAAGGAAAGATTTACCAGAGGTGATGAATCCAGATTTACAGAAGGAGCAGGACTAGGATTAGCAATTGCAAGTTCTTTAATGGAGATACAAGGGTGTAAATTTAATTTAGAAATTGACGGTGACTTATTTAAAATTATTATGGTTATATAA
- a CDS encoding response regulator transcription factor has protein sequence MRSYNILVVEDDIAIRESIGIYLKSANYNVFYAENGYGCLEIFEKEKIDLILMDLMMPNMSGEETIIKLREKSYVPIIILSAKSENYDKIIGLDIGADDYVTKPFNSSELLARINSNIRRFYNFNKLNSVDKNIIRIGGVELNTMSKDVKVDDKIISLTSIEYGILELLMKNVNRVFTVEQIYEHVWKEPAIDSKTVTVHIRRIREKIEIDPKNPRYLQVSWGLGYKFVNALREE, from the coding sequence ATGAGAAGTTATAATATATTAGTTGTTGAAGATGATATTGCAATAAGAGAATCTATAGGGATTTATTTGAAAAGTGCAAATTATAATGTATTTTATGCAGAAAATGGATATGGATGTTTAGAAATTTTTGAAAAAGAAAAAATAGATTTAATCTTAATGGATTTGATGATGCCAAATATGTCAGGAGAAGAAACAATAATTAAATTGAGAGAAAAATCTTATGTTCCAATAATAATTTTATCTGCGAAGTCAGAAAATTATGACAAAATTATAGGATTGGATATAGGTGCTGATGATTATGTAACTAAGCCATTTAACTCATCAGAATTATTGGCAAGAATAAATTCTAATATAAGGAGATTTTACAATTTCAACAAATTAAATTCAGTTGATAAAAATATTATTAGAATTGGAGGAGTAGAGTTAAACACAATGAGTAAAGATGTGAAAGTTGATGATAAAATTATTTCTCTAACAAGTATTGAATACGGTATTTTAGAGCTTCTTATGAAAAATGTAAATAGGGTATTTACTGTAGAACAAATTTATGAACATGTTTGGAAGGAGCCGGCTATTGATTCTAAAACGGTTACTGTTCATATAAGGAGAATTAGAGAAAAAATTGAAATAGATCCTAAAAATCCTAGATATTTACAAGTTTCTTGGGGGTTAGGATATAAATTTGTAAATGCTTTAAGGGAGGAATAG
- a CDS encoding ABC transporter permease, which yields MNNVYLKLSIDNIKNNKKIYYPFILSSTLSIFLMYIITSFKFNPNIINIPFASGLMQILNLGSIVINVFVFIFLFYTNSFIIKRRKRELGLYGILGMEKKHVAKVVFYELFIIYLISLIVGFSVSLLLDKIMYLILLKMIGQGVKLGFYISYPSIIFVGEYISIVYLLMYVNSLRYIHLSNPIELLNSNKIGEKEPKAKFIFSIIGISLVGIGYYLSITTKNPLRAIPVFFVAVILVILGTYILFTTVSITILKIMKKTKKIYYKPENFISISGMIYRMKQNAVGLANIAILSTMVLVGISTTFSLWIGVKSIVDTRYPKDIVMQINNIHSTTESNNIDKIINEENKKMNIKSTDFTSYDYLSFSAKIIDGKISTVSTGFGAFTNSYLIDIVHLEDYNKNFNQNLELKNDEIFIFSEGNDKKIKNIEIFGKKYFVKNKLDKYNYIETSPHMMVNKFKIIVKDFEEFKKILLLTAEKGKHTRYRQIYYNTNTSKENDSELVHNITQSLKNTKHVFDIEAKSTGEVELKSLYVGIFFIGIFLSVLFLIATIIIMYYKQIAEGIEDKSRFEIMQKVGLDKEMIKKSINSQILVVFFMPLIVAFIHLIFAFPLIKLLLGVLMLINIKLFIITTMASILIFSIVYYLIYKITSRVYYNSIK from the coding sequence ATGAATAATGTTTATTTAAAATTATCAATAGATAATATTAAAAATAATAAAAAAATATATTATCCATTTATTCTTTCTTCAACTTTATCAATATTTTTAATGTATATAATAACATCATTTAAATTTAATCCAAATATTATAAATATCCCATTTGCAAGTGGACTAATGCAAATTTTAAATTTGGGGAGTATTGTAATAAATGTATTTGTTTTTATATTTTTATTTTATACAAATTCATTTATTATAAAAAGACGAAAAAGGGAATTGGGTTTATATGGAATTTTGGGCATGGAGAAAAAACATGTAGCAAAAGTTGTTTTTTATGAATTATTTATAATTTATTTAATTTCCTTAATAGTTGGATTTTCTGTTAGTTTATTACTAGACAAGATTATGTATTTAATATTATTAAAAATGATAGGTCAAGGTGTTAAACTGGGATTTTATATTTCATATCCTTCAATAATTTTTGTAGGAGAGTATATATCAATTGTTTATTTGTTGATGTATGTAAATTCTCTTAGATACATACATTTATCTAATCCTATAGAATTGTTAAATAGTAATAAGATAGGTGAAAAAGAGCCAAAAGCAAAATTTATATTCAGTATTATTGGGATATCGTTAGTTGGGATAGGTTATTATTTATCAATTACAACAAAAAATCCTCTAAGGGCAATACCTGTATTTTTTGTAGCTGTAATTTTAGTAATTTTAGGGACTTATATATTGTTCACAACAGTATCTATAACTATTCTTAAAATTATGAAAAAAACAAAAAAAATATATTATAAACCCGAAAATTTCATTTCAATTTCCGGTATGATATATAGAATGAAGCAAAATGCTGTTGGATTAGCAAATATAGCAATATTATCAACTATGGTTTTAGTAGGGATTTCAACTACTTTTTCTTTATGGATAGGTGTTAAATCTATTGTGGATACAAGATATCCTAAAGATATAGTAATGCAGATAAATAATATACATAGTACAACAGAAAGTAATAATATTGATAAGATTATAAATGAAGAAAATAAAAAAATGAATATTAAATCTACAGATTTTACTTCATACGATTATTTATCTTTTTCTGCTAAAATAATTGACGGAAAAATAAGCACTGTATCAACAGGTTTTGGAGCATTTACAAATTCCTATTTAATAGACATTGTACATTTAGAAGATTACAATAAGAATTTTAATCAAAATTTAGAATTAAAAAATGATGAAATTTTTATTTTTTCAGAAGGAAATGACAAAAAAATTAAAAACATTGAAATTTTTGGAAAAAAATATTTTGTAAAAAATAAATTAGATAAATATAATTATATTGAAACTTCTCCTCATATGATGGTGAATAAATTCAAAATTATTGTAAAAGATTTTGAAGAATTTAAGAAAATATTATTATTAACCGCTGAAAAAGGTAAGCATACAAGATACAGACAGATATACTATAATACAAACACTAGTAAGGAAAACGATTCCGAACTGGTTCATAATATTACACAATCTTTAAAAAATACAAAACATGTATTTGATATAGAAGCAAAATCTACAGGAGAAGTTGAATTAAAATCACTCTATGTTGGTATATTTTTTATAGGAATATTTTTAAGTGTATTATTCCTAATAGCAACTATTATAATTATGTACTATAAACAAATTGCAGAAGGAATAGAAGATAAATCAAGATTTGAAATAATGCAAAAAGTAGGTTTAGACAAAGAAATGATAAAAAAATCTATTAATTCTCAAATATTAGTTGTATTTTTTATGCCGTTAATTGTTGCATTTATTCATCTAATATTTGCATTCCCACTTATTAAACTTTTATTGGGAGTTTTGATGCTAATAAATATAAAGTTATTCATTATAACTACAATGGCAAGTATTTTAATATTTTCAATTGTGTACTATTTGATATATAAAATTACATCAAGAGTGTACTATAATAGTATTAAATAA
- a CDS encoding ABC transporter ATP-binding protein encodes MTLLQVKNLQKVYTTRFGGNKVVALRDVSFEVEKGEFIAIMGESGSGKSTLLNIVSVLDKATNGSVSLNGQKVSEIKDKDLASYRRKNLGFVFQDFNLLDNFSIKDNILLPLVISKMKYKEMNQKLMPLVKRLGIEDLINKFPYEVSGGQKQRAAVARALIIEPELILADEPTGALDSKSADSLMDLFQSINDRGQTILMVTHSIKAASRASRVLFIKDGKIFHQIYRGDKNDEEMFLNISNTMTLLSTGGDRNE; translated from the coding sequence ATGACATTATTACAAGTTAAAAATTTACAAAAAGTTTATACAACAAGATTTGGTGGAAATAAAGTGGTAGCATTAAGGGATGTATCTTTTGAAGTAGAAAAAGGAGAATTTATTGCAATAATGGGTGAGTCCGGTTCAGGGAAGTCTACATTATTAAATATAGTTTCAGTATTAGATAAAGCAACGAATGGTAGTGTTTCGTTAAACGGACAAAAAGTTTCAGAAATTAAGGATAAGGATTTAGCATCTTATAGAAGAAAAAATTTAGGATTTGTTTTCCAGGATTTTAATTTATTAGATAATTTTTCAATAAAGGATAATATATTGTTACCTTTAGTTATTTCTAAAATGAAATATAAAGAAATGAACCAAAAATTAATGCCTCTTGTAAAAAGATTAGGGATAGAAGATTTAATAAATAAATTTCCATATGAAGTATCCGGAGGCCAAAAACAAAGAGCAGCTGTAGCAAGAGCACTTATTATTGAGCCGGAGCTTATTTTAGCTGATGAACCTACAGGAGCATTGGACTCAAAATCAGCAGACAGCTTAATGGATTTATTTCAATCTATAAATGATAGAGGTCAAACAATTTTAATGGTTACACATTCAATAAAAGCTGCAAGTCGTGCCTCCAGAGTTTTGTTTATAAAAGATGGTAAAATATTTCATCAAATATATAGAGGAGATAAAAATGATGAAGAAATGTTTTTAAATATTTCAAATACAATGACTCTATTATCTACAGGTGGTGATAGAAATGAATAA
- a CDS encoding sensor histidine kinase, whose amino-acid sequence MKLFINYIKDKIKSIILALSMIFIFFLVYKLYDINMEAFLYASILSIFTGLIIFIISFLKYKNYIEELNLLKNMENNDEINILNKNDMISREYKKILKSLNEKIYKMELKYKSQIKNQEEFFIMWTHQVKLPITAIRILLDSEENIDKSLIKSQLNRIDQYTKMVLAYIRLNSENSDFVIENVNLDNIIKNVIKNFKSEFIYKNIKLNFKSTNQNIITDKKWFTFVIEQILSNSLKYTDDGSIDIFMENGILKIKDSGIGISKSDLPRIFEKGYTGYNGRNSADSSGLGLYLISNVLKKLHFNIDIDSEVNIGTVVNIDLNQKNHIFE is encoded by the coding sequence ATGAAATTATTTATTAATTATATAAAAGATAAAATTAAATCAATTATTTTAGCATTAAGTATGATATTTATATTTTTTCTTGTTTATAAGTTATATGACATAAATATGGAAGCTTTTTTGTATGCTTCTATTTTATCCATATTTACAGGACTTATAATTTTCATCATCAGTTTTTTGAAATATAAAAATTATATTGAGGAACTTAATTTATTAAAGAATATGGAAAATAATGATGAAATTAATATATTAAATAAAAACGATATGATATCAAGAGAGTATAAAAAAATATTAAAAAGTTTAAATGAGAAAATTTATAAAATGGAACTTAAATATAAGAGTCAAATTAAAAATCAAGAAGAATTTTTTATTATGTGGACACATCAGGTAAAATTACCAATTACAGCAATAAGAATTCTTTTGGATTCTGAAGAAAATATTGATAAATCACTTATAAAGTCGCAATTAAATAGAATAGATCAGTATACTAAAATGGTTTTAGCGTATATAAGATTGAATAGTGAAAATTCGGATTTTGTAATAGAAAATGTAAATTTAGATAATATAATAAAAAATGTTATAAAAAATTTTAAGTCTGAATTTATATATAAAAATATAAAATTAAATTTTAAAAGTACAAATCAAAATATTATTACTGATAAAAAATGGTTTACATTTGTAATAGAGCAAATTTTATCAAATTCGTTGAAATATACTGATGATGGCTCCATAGATATATTTATGGAAAATGGAATATTAAAAATAAAAGATAGTGGGATAGGAATAAGTAAATCTGATTTGCCAAGAATATTTGAAAAGGGATATACTGGATATAATGGAAGAAATAGTGCTGATTCCAGTGGTTTGGGCTTATATTTGATTAGTAATGTTTTAAAAAAATTACATTTTAATATAGATATAGATTCAGAAGTAAATATAGGAACTGTTGTAAATATTGACTTAAATCAAAAAAATCATATATTTGAATAA
- a CDS encoding response regulator transcription factor, translated as MYKIYIVEDDSVISNSMKKFLESWGYQVEIPKKFNNVLEEFEEFNPDLVLLDIHLPFFNGYHWCEKIRTKSNAPIIFISSSNDNMNIVMALSKGADDFVSKPFDLNILNAKIQALLRRTYELNSTLENIYTYKDIIYNMGKSTLSYKDETIELTKNESKIFQILIENKERIVSRNNIMEFLWNTDEFIDDNTLTVNINRLRKKMMEIGIKEILQTKKGQGYILIKED; from the coding sequence ATGTATAAAATATATATTGTTGAAGATGACAGCGTGATTTCTAATTCTATGAAAAAATTTTTAGAATCATGGGGTTATCAAGTAGAAATACCGAAAAAATTTAATAATGTCCTTGAAGAATTTGAAGAATTTAATCCTGATTTAGTACTGTTAGATATTCATCTACCATTTTTCAATGGATATCATTGGTGTGAAAAAATAAGAACTAAGAGCAATGCTCCTATTATATTTATCTCATCATCAAACGATAATATGAATATAGTAATGGCATTATCTAAGGGGGCAGATGATTTTGTATCAAAACCATTTGATTTGAATATATTAAATGCTAAGATTCAAGCTCTTTTAAGAAGAACTTATGAATTAAATAGTACTTTAGAAAATATTTACACATATAAAGATATTATTTATAACATGGGTAAGTCTACCCTTTCATATAAGGATGAAACTATTGAATTAACTAAAAATGAGTCTAAAATATTTCAAATTTTAATAGAGAATAAAGAAAGAATAGTTTCTAGAAATAATATTATGGAATTTTTGTGGAATACAGATGAGTTTATTGATGATAACACTCTTACAGTAAATATAAATAGACTTAGAAAAAAAATGATGGAAATAGGTATTAAAGAGATTTTACAAACTAAAAAAGGTCAAGGCTATATTTTAATTAAGGAAGATTAA
- a CDS encoding CsbD family protein — protein MNKNIILGNWEIIKGKIESEWGKLTNDLEIESIGDMNQLHGHLQREYGWNEEESKRRLEKLNRMQEVLEREERKIQEVKEEEKKKIKEIVRQTDEKLNDIFRD, from the coding sequence ATGAACAAAAACATAATATTAGGAAACTGGGAAATAATAAAAGGAAAAATTGAAAGTGAATGGGGAAAATTAACTAATGATTTAGAAATAGAATCTATTGGTGATATGAATCAACTTCATGGACATTTACAAAGAGAATACGGTTGGAATGAAGAAGAGTCTAAAAGGCGTCTAGAAAAATTAAATAGAATGCAAGAAGTACTTGAAAGAGAAGAGCGAAAGATTCAAGAAGTAAAGGAAGAAGAAAAGAAAAAAATAAAAGAAATTGTAAGACAAACTGACGAAAAATTAAATGATATATTTAGAGATTAG
- a CDS encoding mannose/fructose/sorbose PTS transporter subunit IIA, protein MVGIIIASHGSLAEGILQAGEMIFGKQDNVAACTLLPSEGPEDIKRKIKKAISSFDSQDEILILADLWGGTPFNQASQVIAGHEDKWAIIAGVNLPMAIAAFGERFGEESAQAIAKNILGEGKNNIKIYPESLSPKVDTKAEDVKVVKGSIPEGTVIGDGKFNYVLARIDTRLLHGQVATSWTKTTKPDRIIVVSDNVAQDDLRKNMIMQATPPGVTAHVVPIWKMIEVSKDPRFGGTRAMLLFETPQDVLKTIEGGVDLKEINLGSIAHSLGKAVITTSVAMGKEDYETLDKLRNMGIKFDVRKVPTDKGENFDNMMKKAKEQLY, encoded by the coding sequence ATGGTTGGTATTATTATAGCAAGCCACGGTTCATTAGCAGAAGGTATACTTCAAGCTGGTGAAATGATTTTTGGTAAACAAGATAATGTCGCAGCATGCACATTATTACCAAGCGAAGGTCCGGAAGATATCAAAAGAAAAATTAAAAAAGCTATTTCTTCTTTTGATAGTCAAGATGAAATACTAATACTTGCAGATTTGTGGGGAGGTACTCCATTTAATCAAGCATCTCAAGTAATAGCAGGTCATGAAGACAAATGGGCTATAATTGCAGGTGTTAATCTGCCAATGGCAATAGCTGCTTTTGGAGAAAGATTCGGTGAAGAATCAGCTCAAGCAATTGCTAAAAATATTTTAGGGGAAGGTAAAAATAATATTAAAATTTATCCGGAATCATTATCTCCTAAAGTTGATACAAAAGCAGAAGATGTTAAAGTTGTTAAAGGTTCAATTCCAGAAGGTACAGTTATTGGAGATGGAAAATTCAATTATGTATTAGCTAGAATTGATACTAGACTTTTACATGGACAAGTTGCAACTAGTTGGACAAAAACAACTAAGCCTGACAGAATCATTGTAGTAAGTGACAATGTAGCACAAGATGATTTGAGAAAAAACATGATTATGCAAGCTACTCCTCCGGGGGTAACAGCTCATGTAGTTCCAATCTGGAAAATGATCGAAGTTTCTAAAGACCCAAGATTTGGCGGAACTAGAGCAATGCTTTTATTTGAAACTCCTCAAGATGTATTAAAGACTATTGAGGGAGGAGTAGATCTAAAAGAAATTAACTTAGGTTCTATCGCTCATTCATTAGGAAAAGCAGTAATCACTACTTCTGTAGCTATGGGAAAAGAAGATTATGAAACTTTAGACAAATTAAGAAACATGGGAATCAAATTTGATGTTCGTAAAGTACCTACTGATAAGGGCGAAAATTTTGATAACATGATGAAAAAAGCAAAAGAACAACTTTATTAG
- a CDS encoding PTS mannose/fructose/sorbose transporter subunit IIC, which translates to MNTMQIILIFLIAFLAGTEGVLDQFQFHQPIVSCTLIGLVTGHLKEGIMLGGSLQLIALGWANVGAAIAPDVALAGVSAAIIMVLGLQSGDVSNVNTAINTSIIIAIPIAIAGLFLTMVVRTISISLVHGMDKAAETGNFKAIDALSISAVTLQGLRIAIPALIICFISPEVVTNALNSMPKWLSEGMVIGGGMVAAVGYAMVINLMKTKETWPFFALGFAISAISQLTLIALGVIGISLALIYTTLKNSSKNNSGNGGSGDPLGDILNDY; encoded by the coding sequence ATGAATACAATGCAAATTATTCTAATTTTTCTAATAGCATTTTTAGCAGGTACTGAAGGTGTATTAGATCAATTTCAATTTCATCAACCAATTGTAAGCTGTACTCTAATTGGTTTGGTAACAGGACATTTAAAAGAAGGAATCATGTTAGGTGGTTCATTACAACTTATAGCTCTAGGATGGGCAAACGTTGGTGCAGCAATCGCTCCTGACGTAGCATTAGCTGGTGTATCAGCTGCTATTATCATGGTTTTAGGATTGCAAAGTGGTGATGTTTCAAATGTAAATACAGCTATAAACACATCAATTATTATAGCTATTCCTATTGCTATCGCAGGTTTATTTTTAACAATGGTTGTTAGAACAATCAGTATATCATTAGTTCACGGTATGGATAAAGCTGCCGAAACAGGAAATTTCAAAGCTATAGATGCTTTAAGTATTTCAGCTGTAACACTACAAGGTTTAAGAATTGCCATTCCAGCATTAATTATTTGTTTTATAAGCCCAGAAGTTGTTACAAATGCTCTTAACTCGATGCCTAAATGGTTATCAGAAGGTATGGTAATCGGTGGTGGTATGGTTGCTGCTGTAGGTTATGCAATGGTTATTAACTTAATGAAAACAAAAGAAACATGGCCATTCTTTGCACTAGGTTTTGCAATTTCAGCTATATCACAATTAACATTAATAGCTTTAGGTGTTATTGGTATTTCTTTAGCATTAATTTATACTACATTAAAAAATTCAAGCAAAAACAACTCAGGTAATGGTGGTTCAGGCGATCCACTTGGTGATATACTGAATGACTATTAA
- a CDS encoding PTS system mannose/fructose/sorbose family transporter subunit IID encodes MSDKKIKLSKSDRIKVAFRHQFLQSSWNYERMQNGGWAFSMIPAIKRLYTSKDEQIAALKRHLEFYNTHPYVSSPVLGVTLALEEDRANGTPIDDATIQGVKVGMMGPLAGVGDPLFWFTLRPILGALGATLALTGNILGPIIFFFAWNIIRIAFEWYTQEFGYKVGRKITNNLSGGLLGTVTQVASILGMFIIGSLVNRWVSISFAPIVSQIQQQPGSFIDWANLPNGAEGIKHALSMYDSIGKTALDAVKTTTLQNNLDQLIPGLAALLLTLLCAKLLKKKVSPILIILVLFAVGILGHLVGLL; translated from the coding sequence ATGAGTGATAAAAAAATTAAATTAAGCAAATCTGATAGAATTAAGGTCGCATTTAGACATCAATTTTTACAAAGTTCATGGAATTATGAAAGAATGCAAAATGGTGGTTGGGCATTTTCAATGATACCTGCTATCAAAAGATTATATACATCAAAAGATGAACAAATCGCAGCATTAAAAAGACATTTAGAGTTCTATAATACTCACCCATATGTTTCATCACCAGTTTTAGGTGTAACATTAGCTCTGGAAGAAGATAGAGCAAACGGTACTCCAATTGATGATGCAACAATCCAAGGTGTTAAAGTTGGTATGATGGGACCTTTAGCCGGTGTTGGTGATCCTCTATTTTGGTTCACATTAAGACCGATTTTAGGTGCTTTAGGTGCAACTTTAGCTTTAACAGGTAACATTTTAGGACCAATCATATTCTTCTTTGCATGGAATATTATAAGAATCGCATTTGAATGGTATACACAAGAATTTGGATACAAAGTTGGTAGAAAAATTACAAATAACTTATCCGGAGGATTATTAGGAACAGTTACTCAAGTTGCCTCAATACTTGGTATGTTCATAATCGGTTCATTAGTAAATAGATGGGTAAGCATCTCATTTGCACCAATTGTTTCGCAAATTCAACAACAACCTGGTTCATTTATAGATTGGGCAAATTTACCAAATGGTGCAGAAGGAATCAAACACGCATTATCAATGTATGATTCAATTGGTAAAACAGCTCTTGATGCAGTAAAAACTACAACTCTTCAAAATAACTTAGACCAATTAATTCCCGGTCTTGCAGCATTATTATTGACATTATTATGTGCTAAATTATTGAAGAAAAAAGTATCTCCTATTTTAATAATCTTAGTATTGTTTGCAGTAGGTATTTTAGGTCACTTAGTAGGTTTACTATAA
- a CDS encoding DUF956 family protein has protein sequence MVNSLNTKVTYTTKATSYLRLSSYGNVVVGNNAFEFYNEKNPNDFIQIPWNEIDHISASVIFNKWISRFAIFTKHNGHFTFSTRNNKKTLQEVKKYFDENKMLRSMSIWGFIKSKFKKK, from the coding sequence ATGGTAAATTCACTAAATACAAAAGTAACTTATACAACTAAAGCTACATCTTATCTAAGATTGAGTAGTTACGGAAATGTAGTTGTAGGAAATAATGCTTTTGAATTTTATAACGAAAAAAATCCCAATGATTTCATCCAAATTCCTTGGAATGAAATTGACCATATTTCTGCAAGTGTCATTTTCAACAAATGGATAAGCAGATTCGCAATATTCACAAAACACAATGGGCATTTCACATTTTCAACAAGAAATAATAAAAAAACTCTTCAAGAAGTCAAAAAATATTTTGATGAAAACAAAATGCTACGTTCAATGTCAATATGGGGATTTATAAAATCAAAATTTAAGAAAAAATAA